Proteins encoded within one genomic window of Cucumis sativus cultivar 9930 chromosome 3, Cucumber_9930_V3, whole genome shotgun sequence:
- the LOC101223100 gene encoding receptor-like protein kinase 7 has product MSSLHFLSFLTLFSLFFLPGIKSIDDQRQILTKFKSSLHTSNSNVFHNWTLQNPICTFSGIACNSHGFVTQIDLSQQALSGVVPFDSLCQLPALEKLALRSNSLSGEITNSLNNCVKLKYLDLSGNSFSTSFPSIHSLSELEFLYLNLSGISGKFPWESIGNLKDLIVLSVGDNSFDSTTFPLEVTNLKKLNWLYMSNCSLTGEIPRSIGNLTELLNLEFSDNSITGTIPVEIGNLNKLRQLELYNNQLTGTLPVGLRNLTGLKNFDASLNYIHGDLSELRYLTNLVSLQMFENQISGQIPVEFGEFKSLVNLSLYKNKLTGPIPQSIGSWTEFDYIDVSENFLTGSIPPDMCKKGTMKKLLVLQNNLTGEIPATYGSCSTLTRFRVSQNLLTGVVPSGIWGLPNVNIIDLDSNKLEGSITSDIGKAVALSELYVGNNRFSGRLPLEISQAKSLASVDLSNNQFSDELPATIGDLKKLDSFELQGNKLSGSIPESIGLCKSLSIINLAQNYLSGHIPSSLGLLPVLNSLNLSNNHLSGEIPSTFSHLKLSSLDLSNNELTGPVPETLSNGAYKESFAGNPGLCSVADNFIQRCAQSSGPSKDVRVLVIAFAIGLILLSFTLWCFINLRKSGNDRDRSLKEESWDLKSFHVMTFTEEEILDSIKDENLIGKGGSGNVYKVTVGNGKEFAVKHIWNTNPYEEKKNKSYRSSSPMLVKQKTKSSEFDSEVKTLSSIRHVNVVKLYCSITSEVSSLLVYEYMANGSLWDRLHTSRKMELDWETRYEIAVGAAKGLEYLHHGCDRPVIHRDVKSSNILLDEFLKPRIADFGLAKILHTTASSNDTSHVIAGTPGYIAPEYGYTYKVDEKSDVYSFGVVLMELVSGKKAIEGEYGENKEIVQWVSKNLKTRESILSIIDSRIPDAYKEDAIKVLRIGILCTARLPNLRPNMRSVVQMLEGAQPSPLLGIIITKDVGSNNDNVKKVLS; this is encoded by the exons ATGTCGTCTCTACATTTCCTCTCCTTTCTCACTCTCTTCTCCCTCTTCTTTCTCCCCGGAATCAAATCCATCGACGACCAACGTCAAATCCTCACCAAATTCAAATCCTCTCTCCATACTTCAAACTCCAATGTCTTTCATAACTGGACACTCCAAAACCCCATCTGCACTTTCTCTGGAATCGCTTGTAATTCACATGGTTTCGTTACTCAAATTGACCTTTCTCAACAGGCTTTATCTGGGGTTGTTCCTTTTGATTCCCTTTGTCAATTGCCAGCCTTGGAGAAGCTAGCTCTTCGCTCCAATTCCCTCTCCGGTGAAATCACCAACAGTTTGAACAATTGTGTGAAATTGAAGTATTTGGATCTCAGTGGCAATTCCTTCTCCACCTCTTTCCCCAGCATACATTCTTTGAGTGAATTGGAGTTTCtgtatttgaatttaagtGGGATTTCAGGGAAGTTTCCATGGGAGTCAATAGGGAATTTGAAAGATTTGATTGTGTTGAGCGTAGGGGATAACAGTTTTGATAGCACTACTTTTCCATTGGAGGTTACTAATTTGAAGAAGCTTAATTGGCTTTACATGTCAAATTGTAGTTTAACAGGGGAAATTCCAAGGTCTATTGGTAATCTCACGGAGCTTCttaatttggaattttcaGATAATTCTATAACAGGGACTATTCCGGTGGAGATTGGGAACTTGAACAAGCTACGGCAGTTGGAGTTATACAATAATCAATTAACGGGGACACTTCCAGTGGGGTTAAGAAATCTAACCGGCCTTAAGAATTTTGATGCTTCCTTGAATTATATTCATGGGGATTTGTCAGAGTTGAGGTATTTGACGAACTTGGTTTCTTTGCAAAtgtttgaaaatcaaatctccGGTCAAATTCCGGTAGAGTTTGGTGAATTTAAGTCGCTTGTGAATCTATCACTTTATAAGAACAAGCTTACAGGGCCTATTCCTCAATCGATCGGTTCTTGGACGGAGTTTGATTACATTGATGTATCTGAAAATTTTTTGACGGGGTCGATTCCTCCTGATATGTGTAAGAAGGGGACGATGAAGAAGCTTTTGGTTCTTCAGAATAATTTAACCGGTGAAATTCCGGCGACTTACGGTAGTTGCTCTACTTTGACCCGGTTTAGAGTTAGTCAGAACTTGCTCACCGGCGTTGTTCCGTCTGGAATTTGGGGATTACCGAACGTGAATATAATTGATCTCGACTCGAACAAGTTGGAAGGTTCGATCACTTCCGATATCGGAAAAGCTGTGGCTCTCTCGGAATTATACGTCGGAAATAACCGATTCTCAGGTCGATTGCCATTAGAGATTTCGCAAGCGAAATCTCTCGCTTCGGTTGATTTGAGCAACAACCAATTCTCCGATGAACTTCCGGCGACTATCGGTGATCTGAAAAAGCTCGATAGCTTCGAATTGCAGGGGAACAAATTATCTGGTTCGATTCCAGAGTCGATAGGCTTGTGTAAATCTTTGAGTATCATCAATCTGGCGCAAAATTACTTATCTGGACATATCCCTTCATCGCTAGGGCTTCTTCCAGTTTTAAACTCTTTGAATCTCTCCAATAACCACCTATCAGGTGAAATCCCCTCGACATTTTCGCATCTGAAATTGAGTTCACTCGATCTTTCGAACAATGAATTAACCGGTCCAGTACCCGAGACACTCTCGAACGGAGCCTACAAAGAAAGCTTCGCCGGAAACCCAGGCCTCTGCAGTGTGGCCGACAACTTCATACAGCGATGTGCACAAAGTTCCGGCCCGTCGAAGGACGTCAGAGTACTCGTCATCGCTTTCGCCATCGGATTAATTCTTCTCAGCTTCACGCTATGGTGCTTCATAAACTTAAGAAAAAGCGGAAACGATCGAGATCGATCTCTTAAAGAGGAATCGTGGGACCTAAAATCGTTCCACGTAATGACATTCACAGAAGAGGAGATTCTCGATTCCATTAAAGACGAGAATCTAATCGGAAAAGGAGGTTCCGGCAACGTTTACAAAGTAACAGTCGGAAACGGAAAAGAGTTCGCCGTGAAGCATATTTGGAACACAAATCCATAcgaggagaagaagaataagagtTACCGTAGTTCATCGCCGATGCTTGTGAAACAGAAAACAAAGTCATCGGAATTCGACTCAGAAGTCAAAACTCTGAGCTCAATCCGTCATGTGAACGTGGTGAAGCTGTACTGTAGCATAACAAGCGAAGTTTCAAGCTTGTTGGTATATGAATATATGGCAAATGGAAGCTTATGGGACAGACTTCACACGTCGAGAAAAATGGAGTTGGATTGGGAAACAAGATACGAAATCGCAGTCGGAGCAGCGAAGGGATTAGAATATCTTCATCACGGCTGTGACCGCCCGGTAATTCACCGGGATGTTAAATCAAGTAATATacttttggatgaatttttGAAGCCCAGAATCGCTGATTTTGGGCTTGCTAAAATTCTACACACCACAGCATCCTCCAACGACACTAGCCATGTCATTGCAGGCACCCCGGGGTACATAGCCCCAG AATATGGATACACGTACAAAGTGGATGAGAAGAGCGATGTGTATAGTTTTGGAGTTGTTTTGATGGAGTTAGTGAGTGGGAAAAAGGCTATAGAGGGAGAGTATGGAGAGAACAAGGAGATAGTTCAATGGGTATCAAAGAATTTGAAGACAAGAGAAAGTATATTAAGTATAATTGATTCAAGAATACCAGATGCATATAAAGAGGATGCAATAAAGGTACTAAGAATTGGCATTTTGTGTACTGCAAGGCTTCCAAATTTAAGACCAAATATGAGAAGTGTGGTTCAAATGCTTGAAGGAGCTCAACCATCTCCTTTGCTTGGGATTATTATTACCAAAGATGTTGGGAGtaataatgataatgttaaAAAGGTTTTGTCTTAG